The Methanothrix sp. genome includes a window with the following:
- the mch gene encoding methenyltetrahydromethanopterin cyclohydrolase: MSINEMGFEVFEEMLDLADDLRVDVIELDNGAVVIDAGVKAPGGLWAGIFISRICMADLADIQIVPYDLRGISVPGIQVTTDHPAVSCMGSQCAMWQIKVDKYFAMGSGPARALARKTKELYERIGFDEYSDVGAVVLESSRIPDAAVAARIAEMCGIEPSDLRIAVAPTDSVAGMVQVSARIVETGMHKLFSMGFDITKIKSGWGVAPIAPVAGDATRCMGASNDAIIYGGDTYYTLEYENLDELKDYIRKMPSSASRDYGVPFYNAFKAAGFDFFKVDHNIFAPARVVMNELRSRTTIASGRLNHDVLMESFGIQVL; encoded by the coding sequence ATGAGCATAAACGAGATGGGCTTTGAGGTCTTCGAGGAGATGCTGGATCTGGCTGATGATCTCAGAGTCGATGTTATAGAGCTGGATAACGGCGCGGTTGTTATAGATGCTGGCGTGAAGGCGCCCGGTGGCCTCTGGGCCGGCATATTCATCAGCAGGATATGCATGGCGGACCTGGCCGATATTCAGATCGTGCCCTATGATCTGAGGGGGATATCAGTTCCCGGGATACAGGTCACCACAGACCATCCTGCGGTATCCTGCATGGGGTCGCAGTGCGCGATGTGGCAGATCAAGGTCGATAAGTACTTCGCTATGGGCAGTGGGCCTGCAAGGGCTCTTGCCCGAAAGACGAAGGAGCTCTATGAGAGGATAGGATTCGATGAGTACTCGGACGTTGGGGCAGTTGTGCTGGAGTCCAGCAGGATTCCGGATGCTGCTGTAGCTGCCAGGATAGCTGAAATGTGCGGAATAGAGCCCTCAGACCTGAGAATCGCCGTCGCCCCGACTGACTCTGTGGCAGGCATGGTCCAGGTCTCGGCCAGGATTGTCGAGACAGGCATGCACAAGCTGTTCTCCATGGGTTTCGATATAACGAAGATAAAAAGCGGCTGGGGCGTGGCTCCAATCGCGCCGGTGGCCGGCGACGCGACAAGGTGCATGGGTGCGTCTAATGATGCAATAATCTACGGTGGTGACACGTACTACACCCTCGAGTACGAGAACCTGGATGAGCTCAAAGATTACATCAGAAAGATGCCATCCTCTGCTTCCAGGGATTATGGCGTGCCGTTTTACAATGCATTCAAGGCCGCAGGTTTCGACTTCTTCAAGGTCGACCACAACATCTTCGCCCCTGCGAGGGTGGTGATGAACGAGCTCAGATCGAGAACAACCATCGCGAGCGGAAGACTGAATCATGATGTTCTCATGGAATCATTTGGGATCCAGGTGCTTTGA
- the glnA gene encoding type I glutamate--ammonia ligase has protein sequence MEIIRDRNVEFIRLQFTDIQGIVKNVAIPVTQLGKAFKTGISFDGSSIEGFARIQESDMVLKPDLDTFCILPWRSMGGANEARLICDVYTSKGVPFEGDPRYVLRRNLDAAAKMGYTMNVGPELEFFLFERENGSGTRPHDFGGYFDLGPVDLAEDVKREIVRVLIEMGFTVEAAHHEVARGQHEIDFVYDDALRNADKVVTFKYVTKTIALKNNLRATFMPKPIYGQAGSGMHVNISLFRKGENAFFDPERPYNLSDLGRYFVGGLLEHVPAVTAVTNPLINSYKRLVSGFEAPVYISWSGPNRSSLIRVPAARGLSTRIEFRSPDPSCNPYLAFAAILAAGLDGIRRGIDPGEPMDVNLYELSEAELKRLGVRTLPSNLHEALLALEEDNVIREALGEHVVNNLLRLGNLEWRSYNTYVHQWEIDRYINII, from the coding sequence TTGGAGATAATACGCGACAGGAATGTCGAGTTCATAAGGCTGCAGTTCACCGATATCCAGGGTATAGTAAAGAATGTTGCGATACCCGTCACCCAGCTCGGGAAGGCGTTCAAGACCGGCATCTCATTTGATGGTTCCTCGATTGAGGGCTTCGCGAGGATCCAGGAATCGGATATGGTACTGAAGCCGGATCTGGACACCTTCTGCATACTGCCCTGGAGATCCATGGGCGGGGCGAATGAGGCCAGGCTCATATGTGATGTTTACACCTCAAAAGGTGTTCCCTTCGAAGGGGATCCAAGGTATGTTCTCAGGAGAAACCTCGATGCAGCTGCGAAGATGGGCTACACGATGAATGTAGGCCCTGAGCTGGAGTTCTTCCTCTTTGAGAGGGAGAACGGATCCGGCACGAGACCACACGATTTCGGCGGCTATTTCGATCTCGGCCCTGTGGATCTTGCAGAGGATGTCAAGAGGGAGATCGTGCGCGTGCTCATAGAGATGGGGTTCACAGTGGAGGCAGCGCATCATGAGGTTGCAAGGGGCCAGCATGAGATAGACTTCGTTTATGATGACGCCCTCCGCAACGCTGATAAGGTCGTCACCTTCAAGTACGTCACAAAGACGATCGCCCTGAAGAACAACCTGCGCGCGACGTTCATGCCCAAGCCGATATACGGCCAGGCGGGATCTGGAATGCACGTCAACATCTCTCTATTCAGGAAGGGAGAGAACGCATTCTTCGATCCCGAGAGGCCGTACAACCTAAGCGACCTAGGACGGTACTTCGTTGGAGGGTTGCTCGAGCATGTTCCTGCTGTAACTGCGGTCACAAACCCGCTGATAAACTCATACAAGCGCCTCGTCTCCGGATTTGAGGCACCCGTATACATCAGCTGGTCCGGGCCGAACAGATCGTCTCTAATAAGGGTCCCTGCGGCGCGGGGCCTATCGACACGAATAGAGTTCAGGTCTCCTGATCCATCATGCAATCCATACCTGGCTTTTGCAGCGATACTTGCAGCCGGTCTGGATGGAATACGGAGAGGCATAGATCCGGGAGAGCCGATGGATGTCAACCTCTATGAGCTATCAGAGGCTGAGCTGAAGAGGCTGGGGGTCAGGACGCTGCCATCAAACCTGCATGAGGCGCTCCTCGCCCTTGAGGAGGACAATGTAATCAGAGAGGCCCTGGGAGAGCATGTCGTCAACAACCTCCTCAGGCTCGGAAACCTCGAGTGGAGGAGCTACAACACATACGTCCATCAGTGGGAGATCGATCGATACATCAACATAATCTGA
- the purD gene encoding phosphoribosylamine--glycine ligase, with product MAGARILVVDAGGRGNAIAHAFARSPSVERVFVAPGNAGSGLLEKCSQADGSQIKGIDEMLSFAERNRIDLTFVGPEGYLSAGIVDAFEERGLDIVGPERRAAVLEGSKCWTKDLLSEIGVPVPPYRNFDDPDEAKEFVNQFYDANPTENLVVKADGLAAGKGSVVCSSREEALSTVDRIMVDPRIFGDAGSRIEIERRLEGRELMFFAIADGKNILPLESAMDYKQAFAPDEFTAIRLFNRLSGNPNLDNNPNTGGMGGFSPHPWLDDELRDVIMSRIARPTMRRVYDMGLRYRGFIYFGLMIVEHDGEREPYVLEINVRLGDPEAEVILPRLRTDMYELSRAVLDRRLDEIELEWSPEYHLGVCAVSGRVVKPLSSGSEERPGYPGAHYTNIPIRGLEKVDPDVLVYHNGTAFGDSGKIYTTGGRVLTLVAKGASLAEARSKAYDNIKRIRFNGMRYRRDIGLDYI from the coding sequence ATGGCTGGCGCAAGAATTCTTGTTGTCGATGCGGGGGGGAGGGGCAACGCGATAGCCCACGCTTTCGCAAGGAGCCCATCTGTCGAGAGGGTCTTCGTGGCTCCGGGAAACGCGGGGAGTGGCCTTCTGGAGAAATGCTCCCAGGCAGATGGCTCCCAGATCAAGGGCATCGATGAGATGCTGTCATTTGCAGAGAGGAACAGGATCGATCTCACTTTCGTGGGCCCGGAGGGGTATCTCTCAGCGGGCATAGTGGATGCATTTGAGGAGCGCGGGCTGGATATCGTGGGCCCAGAGAGGCGTGCTGCGGTGCTGGAGGGGTCCAAATGCTGGACGAAGGATCTCCTGAGCGAGATCGGGGTGCCTGTGCCGCCTTACAGGAACTTCGATGATCCCGATGAGGCGAAGGAGTTCGTGAATCAGTTCTACGATGCCAACCCCACAGAGAACCTAGTGGTAAAAGCGGACGGCCTCGCGGCAGGCAAGGGATCTGTGGTATGCTCCTCCAGGGAGGAGGCTCTCTCCACCGTGGACAGAATCATGGTCGACCCCAGGATCTTCGGGGATGCGGGCAGCAGGATTGAGATCGAGAGGAGGCTTGAGGGAAGGGAGCTGATGTTCTTCGCCATTGCGGATGGCAAAAACATACTTCCGCTTGAGTCGGCGATGGATTACAAGCAGGCCTTCGCGCCTGATGAGTTCACAGCGATAAGGCTCTTCAACAGGCTCTCGGGGAACCCGAACCTCGATAACAACCCGAACACGGGAGGAATGGGCGGCTTTTCCCCCCATCCCTGGCTGGACGATGAACTCAGAGATGTGATCATGTCCAGGATAGCCAGGCCGACGATGCGCAGGGTCTACGATATGGGTTTGAGGTACAGGGGGTTCATTTACTTCGGCCTGATGATCGTGGAGCATGATGGGGAGCGCGAGCCCTATGTCCTGGAGATCAACGTCCGCCTGGGGGATCCTGAGGCCGAGGTGATACTCCCCAGGCTCAGAACAGACATGTACGAGCTCTCACGTGCAGTTCTTGATCGGAGGCTCGACGAGATTGAGCTGGAGTGGAGTCCTGAGTATCATCTGGGTGTCTGCGCTGTTAGCGGCCGCGTCGTCAAGCCTCTCTCCAGCGGATCTGAGGAGCGGCCGGGTTATCCAGGAGCCCATTACACAAACATCCCGATAAGAGGCCTCGAGAAGGTTGATCCGGATGTTCTGGTATACCACAACGGCACTGCGTTTGGGGATTCTGGAAAGATCTACACCACCGGTGGAAGGGTACTGACACTGGTCGCAAAGGGAGCATCGCTTGCAGAGGCGAGATCGAAGGCATACGACAACATAAAGAGGATAAGGTTCAATGGGATGCGGTACCGGAGGGATATCGGTCTCGACTACATATGA
- a CDS encoding TIGR00266 family protein: MVLRYSILGDDLQVLEVQLAPGESIRSEAGAMLFMDDGIEMSASTGGIIKGFKRALAGDGLFITEFTNRSDDMKRIAFSAPFPGKILPLDLDDLDGQLLCQRGAFLCGESGVEIEVAFTKRLGAGFFGGEGFILQRLKGSGKVFIHAGGALMSRDLGAGEAISVDTGCLVAFSSDVDYDIRFVGGVRNALFGGEGLFLARLRGPGRVYLQSLPLSRLADRILQGRVVSSSSNTD; encoded by the coding sequence ATGGTACTCAGATACAGCATTCTTGGAGATGATCTCCAGGTCCTGGAGGTACAGCTGGCTCCGGGTGAGAGCATCAGGTCCGAGGCGGGCGCGATGCTCTTCATGGACGATGGGATAGAGATGAGCGCGTCCACCGGGGGCATCATAAAGGGGTTTAAGAGAGCGTTGGCCGGAGATGGTTTGTTCATAACAGAATTCACCAACCGATCCGATGATATGAAAAGGATTGCGTTCTCCGCGCCATTTCCGGGAAAGATACTGCCGCTGGACCTCGATGATCTCGACGGCCAGCTGCTCTGCCAGAGGGGAGCATTCCTGTGCGGGGAGAGCGGCGTGGAGATAGAGGTGGCGTTCACGAAGCGGCTTGGTGCAGGCTTCTTCGGTGGGGAGGGTTTCATCCTTCAAAGGCTGAAGGGCAGCGGGAAGGTGTTCATCCATGCTGGAGGTGCTCTCATGAGCAGGGATCTCGGGGCGGGAGAGGCGATAAGTGTCGATACCGGATGCCTTGTCGCCTTCTCGAGTGACGTGGATTACGATATACGTTTTGTGGGCGGTGTCAGAAACGCCCTCTTTGGAGGTGAGGGTCTGTTCCTGGCGAGGCTCAGGGGGCCAGGAAGGGTGTACCTGCAGAGCCTCCCGCTTTCCAGGCTCGCGGATCGAATACTTCAGGGGAGAGTGGTCAGCTCGAGCAGCAACACCGACTGA
- the afpA gene encoding archaeoflavoprotein AfpA — protein sequence MPDRKPKVAWGITGSGDRLPEIVDMMKNVQEIYRDVVDIRVYISRAGDQVIKYYKLFNELEANFDKIWVEANANAPFLAGQLQLGKFVFLIIAPATSNTVAKISLRLADTLLTNAAIMAQKAYVPLYIMPSDYEEGVTTTRLPDGRDLKLRIRREDVEHVKRLEAMEGTFVLRRVDEIPAVFEKHFGRP from the coding sequence ATGCCTGACAGAAAACCAAAGGTGGCCTGGGGAATAACCGGAAGTGGTGACAGGCTTCCAGAGATTGTGGACATGATGAAGAACGTCCAGGAGATCTACAGGGATGTTGTGGATATCAGGGTATACATATCGAGGGCAGGGGACCAGGTGATCAAGTACTACAAGCTCTTCAACGAGCTGGAGGCGAACTTCGACAAGATCTGGGTGGAGGCGAATGCGAACGCCCCGTTCCTGGCAGGACAGCTGCAGCTGGGAAAGTTTGTTTTCCTCATCATAGCACCTGCGACATCCAACACTGTGGCAAAGATCTCCCTGCGGCTGGCGGATACGCTTCTGACCAATGCAGCGATAATGGCGCAGAAGGCATACGTGCCGCTGTACATAATGCCATCAGACTACGAGGAGGGCGTTACCACCACTAGGCTGCCTGACGGAAGGGATCTGAAGCTCCGGATCCGGCGTGAGGACGTGGAGCATGTGAAACGTCTTGAGGCGATGGAGGGGACATTTGTTTTGAGAAGGGTCGATGAGATCCCAGCGGTATTCGAGAAGCACTTTGGCAGGCCGTGA
- a CDS encoding bifunctional N(6)-L-threonylcarbamoyladenine synthase/serine/threonine protein kinase, with protein MYVLGIEGTAWNLSAAIVNEDDVIIERAATYTPARGGIHPREAAQHHSEHIGPLLGEVIRGARDLGIKIDGVAFSQGPGLGPCLRTVATAARVLALKLGVPLVGVNHCIAHIEIGKWKTGARDPAVLYVSGGNSQVLALRRGRYRIFGETLDISVGNMLDKFARSVGLPHPGGPRIEELARKAKGYIPLPYTVKGMDFSFSGLATAATEAARRYDLADVCYSLQETAFAMLVEVTERAMAHAEKDEAMLVGGVGANQRLGEMLRLMCEERGARFYLPERRFMGDNGSMIAYTGLVMLKSGVSTPVESSGVRPNYRTDEVEVRWA; from the coding sequence ATGTACGTCCTTGGTATTGAGGGCACAGCCTGGAACCTGAGTGCAGCGATCGTGAACGAGGATGATGTGATCATAGAGAGGGCTGCAACATACACGCCTGCGAGGGGCGGCATACACCCAAGGGAGGCGGCGCAGCACCACTCAGAGCACATCGGCCCGCTGCTTGGAGAGGTGATCCGGGGCGCCAGAGATCTCGGAATAAAGATAGATGGGGTCGCGTTCTCACAGGGACCCGGCCTCGGGCCGTGCCTGAGGACTGTCGCGACTGCGGCCAGGGTTCTCGCCCTGAAGCTCGGTGTCCCCCTGGTCGGCGTGAACCACTGCATAGCTCATATCGAGATCGGGAAATGGAAGACCGGCGCCAGGGATCCGGCTGTGCTGTACGTGAGCGGTGGCAACTCCCAGGTTCTCGCCCTCAGGCGCGGCCGCTACAGGATCTTCGGCGAGACTCTGGATATCAGCGTGGGAAACATGCTGGACAAGTTCGCGCGCTCCGTTGGCCTGCCACATCCTGGAGGACCGAGGATCGAGGAGCTCGCGAGGAAGGCAAAGGGGTACATACCGCTTCCTTACACCGTCAAGGGGATGGACTTCTCATTCTCGGGGCTTGCGACTGCTGCGACAGAGGCCGCCAGGAGATACGATCTGGCGGATGTCTGCTACAGCCTCCAGGAGACCGCGTTCGCGATGCTCGTCGAGGTGACCGAGCGCGCTATGGCTCATGCAGAGAAGGACGAGGCGATGCTCGTCGGCGGCGTTGGGGCCAACCAGAGGCTCGGAGAGATGCTCAGGCTGATGTGCGAGGAGCGCGGTGCGAGATTTTATCTCCCGGAGAGACGCTTCATGGGCGATAATGGATCGATGATAGCATATACAGGTCTGGTGATGCTCAAGAGCGGCGTGAGCACGCCGGTTGAGAGCTCCGGCGTGAGGCCAAATTACAGGACAGATGAGGTTGAGGTCAGATGGGCGTGA
- a CDS encoding arsenate reductase ArsC: MKKRVLFVCVHNSARSQMAEALLRALKGDKYEAYSAGTEPTEVDPDAVRAMAEIGIDISEQRSKGLESLNDINFDTIVTLCDAGDACPFIPGVHMHRAFPDPAGGGISAFRRVRDEIKRWIEETF; the protein is encoded by the coding sequence ATGAAGAAGAGAGTGCTATTCGTATGCGTGCACAACTCCGCTAGATCCCAGATGGCAGAGGCACTTCTCAGGGCGCTCAAAGGAGATAAGTATGAGGCGTACAGCGCAGGTACCGAGCCCACAGAGGTCGACCCGGATGCTGTGAGAGCGATGGCCGAGATCGGCATCGATATATCAGAGCAGAGATCGAAGGGGCTCGAGAGCCTCAATGATATCAATTTCGATACCATCGTAACCCTCTGCGACGCTGGAGATGCCTGTCCTTTCATCCCCGGAGTCCACATGCACAGAGCCTTCCCGGATCCTGCGGGTGGTGGGATCAGCGCTTTCAGGCGTGTGCGTGATGAGATAAAAAGATGGATCGAGGAGACGTTCTGA
- a CDS encoding amylo-alpha-1,6-glucosidase, giving the protein MIPYSDGISREWIVTNGIGGYASSTSIGANTRAYHGLLIASLSPPVDRWLLLSSLDETVNGIELANHQYPGVIHPQGFRYLVSFTAEPVPTYLYRANDVELKKQIFMIHGENTTVIRYHISGDSRIRIMPLVTSRCFHAVSGRPEMCQEAMERGTRLRSRCDLYLLSDCARYVRNEMWYHNFEYEVERARGLGWREDLLCPGWFEADVKGELDLSITASTGMVEANESVIENEMKRRRVVLSTLPEDIRSLAIAADSFLVRRGSGMSIIAGYHWFDDWGRDAMIALPGLLLCTGRFDDARAVLRTFSEHVRDGLVPNDLGAGSYNTVDASLLFIRAVCEHFRLTSDLTFIRELWPTLMSIIECYTTRTPVGYMDSDLLIASSEGATWMDARVDGRCVTPRAGKCVEVNALWYEALRSLEAISEATGMEWRWQGLAARVRRSFRRFWNTAGYLYDTIDPYDGSVRPNQVIAVAFSRGLLSLDRTRAVVRNATEELLTPYGLRTLSPGDPAYIGRYEGSPRERDRAYHQGTVWPWLIGPYITAYLRANRYSKRSRMHAISLLRPLLEESRYGIGTIAEVYDGDPPHRPGGCISQAWSVAEVIRAFLEARNGIERRC; this is encoded by the coding sequence ATGATCCCCTACAGCGATGGAATATCCAGGGAATGGATCGTGACCAATGGAATAGGCGGATATGCATCATCCACATCCATCGGTGCGAACACCAGGGCCTATCATGGTCTTCTGATCGCATCTCTGAGCCCACCGGTGGACAGATGGCTCCTCCTCTCCTCTCTTGATGAGACCGTTAACGGTATCGAGCTGGCGAACCATCAGTATCCCGGCGTGATACATCCGCAGGGGTTCCGGTATCTTGTATCATTCACCGCAGAGCCGGTGCCCACGTATCTGTACAGGGCGAACGATGTGGAGCTCAAAAAGCAGATCTTCATGATCCACGGGGAGAACACGACTGTTATCAGGTACCACATCTCCGGCGACTCCCGTATCAGGATCATGCCACTCGTCACATCGAGATGCTTCCACGCAGTATCGGGCAGGCCGGAGATGTGCCAGGAAGCGATGGAGAGAGGCACTCGCCTCAGATCGAGATGCGATCTGTATCTCCTCTCTGACTGCGCGAGATACGTGAGAAATGAGATGTGGTACCACAACTTTGAGTATGAGGTCGAGAGGGCGAGGGGGCTGGGCTGGAGGGAGGATCTCCTATGCCCCGGCTGGTTTGAGGCTGATGTGAAGGGCGAGCTTGATCTGAGCATCACCGCATCCACAGGAATGGTCGAAGCAAACGAATCTGTGATTGAAAATGAGATGAAGCGGCGCCGGGTGGTCCTCTCCACACTTCCTGAGGATATCAGATCGCTTGCCATCGCTGCGGACAGCTTTCTGGTCCGCCGCGGCAGCGGCATGAGCATAATCGCTGGCTACCACTGGTTCGACGACTGGGGCAGGGATGCCATGATCGCTCTTCCCGGCCTCCTCCTCTGCACCGGCAGGTTTGATGACGCCAGGGCTGTTCTCCGGACATTCTCAGAGCATGTGCGTGATGGCCTTGTTCCAAACGATCTCGGAGCGGGCTCCTACAACACCGTGGATGCATCGCTTCTCTTCATAAGAGCTGTGTGCGAGCACTTCAGGCTCACATCAGATCTCACATTTATCAGGGAGCTCTGGCCGACGCTGATGAGCATTATCGAATGCTACACCACCCGAACACCTGTGGGATACATGGACTCCGACCTTCTCATAGCATCCTCGGAGGGCGCGACTTGGATGGACGCGAGAGTTGATGGCAGGTGCGTTACTCCCCGGGCTGGAAAGTGCGTTGAGGTGAACGCGCTCTGGTACGAGGCTCTGAGATCGCTGGAGGCCATCAGCGAGGCGACGGGCATGGAGTGGAGGTGGCAGGGCCTAGCAGCGCGCGTCAGGCGTTCATTCAGGCGGTTCTGGAACACTGCAGGGTATCTTTACGATACGATAGATCCATACGATGGGTCGGTGAGACCGAATCAGGTGATAGCTGTTGCGTTCTCCCGGGGGCTTTTATCGCTGGACCGGACGCGTGCGGTTGTGAGAAATGCGACGGAGGAGCTTCTCACGCCCTACGGTCTCAGGACATTATCTCCGGGGGATCCCGCCTACATCGGGCGATACGAGGGCTCTCCCAGGGAGAGGGATCGTGCGTACCATCAGGGCACAGTATGGCCATGGCTGATCGGGCCTTACATAACCGCGTACCTCAGGGCAAACAGGTACAGCAAAAGGAGCAGGATGCACGCGATATCCCTCCTCAGGCCGCTCCTGGAGGAGAGCCGCTACGGCATTGGAACCATCGCAGAGGTGTATGATGGCGATCCACCGCACAGGCCGGGTGGATGCATATCACAGGCATGGTCTGTGGCTGAGGTGATACGCGCGTTCCTCGAGGCGAGAAACGGGATCGAGAGGCGATGCTGA
- a CDS encoding radical SAM protein translates to MDRSILAQGASFDLEDLDHRVQTLSRSTRYDRCCHRRNDDSLIYSASGRNGCHIRLFRTLFTNECYHQCGYCPNAGRVSNGCSYTPEELSDLVVRLRREGRIDGLFLSSGAGRDEDSTMEEMVESVRRLRERHGFSGYIHLKILPGTSRHLIEQAVELADRVSINIEAPSGDVMQELSPTKDYERDILDRQMYIRDILARRSRGSQTTQLVVGAAGETDLEIFQRVIKEYGEIGVSRVYYSAFVPLKGTIFEQRMPQVRWRESRLYQLDWLYRVYGLSPDEIENVFDDDGFLINQDPKVTLARESLDGPLDVNEADLQSLIRVPGIGPESARRIISYRRRKRIECPSDLIRLGIRRKAIPYLKINGWVQKRLF, encoded by the coding sequence ATGGACCGGTCGATCCTGGCTCAGGGAGCGAGCTTCGATCTCGAGGATCTTGATCACAGGGTTCAGACGCTCAGCAGAAGCACGAGATACGACAGATGCTGCCACAGAAGGAATGACGACTCGCTGATCTACAGCGCATCGGGGCGCAATGGCTGCCATATACGTCTCTTCCGGACGCTCTTCACCAACGAGTGCTACCATCAGTGCGGGTACTGCCCCAATGCAGGAAGGGTATCGAATGGATGCTCCTACACCCCAGAAGAGCTCTCCGATCTCGTGGTCAGGCTCAGAAGGGAAGGGCGCATCGATGGTCTCTTCCTGAGCTCTGGCGCAGGCAGGGATGAGGATTCAACGATGGAGGAGATGGTCGAGAGTGTGCGAAGACTCAGGGAGAGGCATGGGTTCTCAGGGTACATCCACCTCAAGATTCTTCCGGGTACATCCAGGCATCTGATAGAGCAGGCTGTGGAGCTCGCCGACAGGGTGAGCATAAACATCGAGGCCCCTTCCGGGGATGTGATGCAGGAACTCAGCCCCACGAAGGATTACGAAAGGGACATACTGGACAGGCAGATGTACATACGTGATATCCTGGCTAGACGCTCCAGAGGCTCCCAGACGACACAGCTTGTGGTCGGCGCAGCTGGCGAAACAGACCTCGAGATATTCCAGAGGGTCATAAAGGAGTACGGGGAGATTGGGGTTAGCAGGGTCTACTACAGCGCATTTGTCCCCCTCAAGGGGACGATCTTTGAGCAGAGAATGCCACAGGTGAGATGGCGCGAGAGCAGACTCTACCAGCTCGACTGGCTTTACAGGGTCTACGGGCTGTCCCCAGATGAGATCGAGAACGTCTTCGATGATGACGGATTTCTTATCAATCAGGATCCAAAGGTCACGCTGGCCAGGGAATCGCTCGACGGGCCGCTCGATGTGAATGAGGCCGACCTTCAGAGCCTGATCCGCGTGCCTGGCATAGGACCGGAGAGCGCACGCAGGATCATCTCATACAGAAGAAGGAAGAGGATAGAGTGCCCGTCGGATCTCATCAGGCTCGGCATCAGAAGGAAGGCGATACCGTATTTGAAGATAAATGGATGGGTGCAGAAGCGGCTGTTCTGA
- a CDS encoding glycoside hydrolase family 57 protein codes for MTEISICFEVHQPFRLRKDFFWSGSIFRRSSPHYEFYFDDKENRSIFERVAQKCYLPANRIILDLIKRFSDTDRPFKVAYSLSGVFVDQCRIYGPDVLDTFIELVDTGNVELLDQTYYHSLTSLFDREEFSEQVRMHRELMWDLFGVRPAVFENTELIYNDEIAAMAEQMGYRGIFAEGVIADPNQVYRPEGCERISLLLRNYQLTDDIGFRFSSRNWEEFPLTADKYAAWLAATPGRCINLFMDYETFGEHHWPETGIFEFLRYLPGEILKWRNLRFATPAEIVDMVKPSSTVSVRSARSWADLERDTSCWLGNALQWACYTYLQNLHGPSREAGEEVLRIWRLLGLSDHLYYIFTHGGGPGEVHSYFSPYGNPYDAAVTYFSVLSDLHRRLSEILDMADHPFVLSAKDGSEIGKAWSSQGMVSLLRRADTDALEHHASLGSFATWASQSLEDESLAGALRKASRLKGEDLRGALLDAFSRRINRSATKK; via the coding sequence ATGACAGAGATCTCCATCTGCTTCGAGGTCCACCAGCCGTTCAGACTCAGGAAGGACTTCTTCTGGTCGGGCAGCATCTTCCGAAGGTCCAGTCCGCATTATGAGTTCTACTTTGATGATAAGGAGAACAGGAGCATATTCGAGAGGGTTGCACAGAAGTGCTACCTTCCTGCAAACAGGATCATACTTGATCTCATAAAACGCTTCTCTGATACAGACCGTCCGTTCAAGGTCGCATACAGCCTCTCGGGGGTGTTCGTGGATCAGTGCAGAATATACGGACCGGATGTCCTGGATACCTTCATCGAGCTGGTTGACACCGGCAACGTGGAGTTACTCGATCAGACCTACTACCATTCGCTCACAAGCCTCTTCGACAGGGAGGAGTTCAGCGAGCAGGTGAGGATGCACAGGGAGCTCATGTGGGACCTCTTCGGCGTCAGGCCTGCAGTCTTCGAGAACACGGAGCTTATCTACAACGATGAGATCGCGGCTATGGCCGAGCAGATGGGCTACAGGGGGATATTTGCAGAGGGTGTCATCGCGGATCCGAACCAAGTTTACAGGCCAGAGGGGTGCGAGAGGATATCACTGCTTCTCAGGAATTATCAGCTCACCGATGACATAGGATTCAGGTTCTCTTCGAGAAACTGGGAGGAGTTCCCGCTCACTGCGGACAAGTACGCAGCATGGCTCGCAGCAACCCCTGGAAGATGCATAAACCTCTTCATGGACTACGAGACCTTCGGGGAGCACCACTGGCCTGAGACGGGGATATTTGAGTTTCTGAGATACCTCCCGGGCGAGATCCTGAAATGGAGGAATCTGAGATTCGCCACACCAGCGGAGATCGTTGATATGGTAAAACCCTCAAGCACAGTGAGCGTGAGGAGTGCAAGATCATGGGCTGATCTCGAAAGGGACACCAGCTGCTGGCTTGGGAATGCCCTCCAGTGGGCATGCTACACGTACCTCCAGAATCTCCATGGTCCATCGCGGGAGGCCGGAGAGGAGGTGCTCAGGATATGGAGGCTTCTCGGCCTGAGCGATCACCTCTACTACATATTCACCCACGGCGGCGGCCCGGGAGAGGTGCACAGCTACTTCAGCCCGTACGGAAATCCGTATGATGCGGCTGTGACCTACTTCAGCGTGCTCTCAGACCTTCACCGCCGCCTCTCAGAGATCCTTGACATGGCAGATCATCCGTTTGTGCTCTCCGCAAAGGATGGCTCTGAGATCGGCAAAGCATGGAGCAGTCAGGGAATGGTGAGCCTGCTCAGAAGAGCGGATACTGATGCTCTTGAGCATCACGCATCCCTGGGGAGCTTCGCTACCTGGGCATCCCAGAGCCTGGAAGACGAGAGCCTGGCCGGAGCGCTCAGAAAAGCATCCAGGCTGAAGGGCGAGGATCTCAGGGGCGCTCTGCTGGATGCATTCAGCAGGAGAATAAATAGATCGGCCACAAAAAAGTGA